One window of the Glycocaulis alkaliphilus genome contains the following:
- the hutG gene encoding N-formylglutamate deformylase has translation MNPVSVRQGTSPVVIAVPHAGTWLPEKVRARLNAKGEALADTDWHVDRLYEGLLPGAAMVVANFHRYVVDPNRPPNGASLYPGQNTTGLVANTDFDGEPIWTEPPTTDEIAARVAAYHAPYHAAVAAALDAAKARHGVAILYDAHSIRSRIPFLFDGTLPDLCIGTADGTSCAEVLSGEVIKIASKSARYSHVLNGRFKGGWTTRHYGKPDTGVHAIQMELAQSAYLQSETAPFAYDDAKATSLRAVLSEILHRLEELAPDLKVTS, from the coding sequence GTGAACCCGGTTAGCGTCAGACAAGGCACCAGCCCGGTCGTCATCGCCGTGCCGCATGCCGGCACCTGGCTACCCGAAAAGGTACGTGCGCGGCTGAACGCGAAGGGTGAGGCCCTGGCCGATACGGACTGGCATGTGGACCGGCTCTATGAGGGGCTGCTCCCCGGCGCGGCAATGGTAGTGGCGAACTTCCATCGCTATGTGGTCGACCCGAACCGGCCGCCCAACGGGGCGAGCCTCTATCCCGGCCAGAACACGACCGGGCTCGTCGCCAATACCGATTTTGATGGCGAGCCGATCTGGACCGAGCCGCCTACAACGGACGAGATAGCAGCGCGCGTAGCGGCGTATCATGCGCCCTACCATGCGGCGGTCGCGGCGGCGCTGGACGCCGCCAAAGCGCGCCATGGCGTGGCCATTCTCTACGATGCGCACTCCATCCGCTCGCGCATTCCCTTCCTGTTTGATGGCACACTCCCGGACCTGTGCATCGGCACGGCAGACGGAACGAGCTGTGCTGAAGTTCTGTCTGGGGAAGTGATCAAAATCGCCAGTAAATCAGCGCGCTACAGCCATGTCCTCAATGGCCGATTCAAGGGCGGCTGGACAACCCGCCATTACGGAAAGCCCGATACTGGCGTCCATGCGATCCAGATGGAGCTGGCCCAGTCAGCTTATCTGCAAAGCGAAACTGCGCCCTTTGCCTATGACGACGCGAAGGCCACGAGCCTGCGCGCCGTCCTCTCTGAAATCCTGCACCGGCTGGAAGAGCTGGCGCCCGATCTGAAGGTGACATCATGA
- the leuB gene encoding 3-isopropylmalate dehydrogenase, with protein sequence MKLLLLPGDGIGPEVLAEVRRVIDGLNAHHGLGLNVENGDIGGASLDRHGTPLAPHVLEMAKASDAVLMGAVGGPKWQGVSYELRPEQGLLNLRKGLGLYANLRPALCFPALADASTLKRDVIDGLDILFVRELIGGVYFGEPRGIETLPDGTKRGFNTQSYTTPEIERVARMAFDLARQREGRVCSVEKANVMESGLLWRETVTALHAREYGDVALSHMYADNCAMQLVRDPRQFDVILTDNLFGDILSDAAAMLTGSLGMLPSAALGEPGLPGLYEPIHGSAPDIAGKGIANPCAAILSLAMALRYQLGRPDLADLTEKAVSDVLDAGYRTGDLLGGEDTRLVGTEGMGRAITERISA encoded by the coding sequence ATGAAACTGCTTCTGCTTCCCGGAGATGGCATTGGCCCTGAAGTGCTGGCGGAAGTCCGGCGCGTTATTGACGGGCTCAACGCCCATCACGGTCTTGGCCTGAACGTGGAGAACGGTGACATAGGCGGGGCGTCGCTGGACCGCCACGGCACGCCGCTGGCACCGCACGTCCTTGAAATGGCCAAAGCCAGCGACGCGGTGCTGATGGGCGCTGTCGGCGGGCCGAAATGGCAGGGTGTGTCTTACGAATTGCGTCCCGAACAGGGGCTTCTCAATCTGCGCAAAGGTCTGGGCCTCTACGCCAATCTGCGCCCGGCATTGTGCTTCCCGGCGCTGGCGGATGCCTCCACGCTTAAACGCGACGTGATCGACGGCCTCGACATTCTCTTCGTGCGTGAGCTGATCGGCGGGGTCTATTTCGGCGAGCCGCGCGGCATCGAAACCCTGCCCGACGGCACAAAGCGCGGCTTCAACACGCAAAGCTATACCACGCCCGAGATCGAGCGCGTCGCGCGCATGGCCTTTGATCTGGCCCGCCAGCGCGAGGGCAGGGTGTGCTCGGTGGAAAAAGCCAATGTGATGGAATCCGGCCTGCTCTGGCGCGAGACCGTCACCGCCCTGCATGCGCGTGAATATGGCGATGTGGCGCTGTCCCACATGTATGCCGATAACTGCGCGATGCAGCTGGTGCGCGATCCGCGCCAGTTTGACGTGATCCTGACCGATAATCTGTTTGGCGACATTCTCTCCGATGCGGCGGCCATGCTGACCGGGTCGCTGGGCATGCTGCCCTCTGCCGCGCTGGGCGAGCCGGGCTTGCCGGGCCTCTATGAGCCGATCCACGGCTCCGCGCCGGACATTGCGGGCAAGGGCATCGCCAATCCGTGCGCGGCCATCCTCAGCCTGGCCATGGCACTGCGCTACCAGCTGGGCCGGCCGGACCTTGCTGACCTGACCGAAAAGGCGGTGAGCGATGTGCTCGACGCCGGTTACCGCACAGGCGATCTGCTGGGCGGCGAGGATACCCGTCTTGTTGGCACTGAAGGCATGGGCCGCGCGATTACCGAGCGGATTTCAGCCTAG
- the hutU gene encoding urocanate hydratase, translated as MTGTRRNARDIYPPTGTTLNAKSWMTEAPLRMLMNNLHPDVAENPHELVVYGGIGRAARNWEAFDGIVAALKDLNEDETLLVQSGKPVGVFRTHADAPRVLIANSNLVPHWATWEHFNALDKQGLMMYGQMTAGSWIYIGTQGIVQGTYETFAEAGRQHFGGDLTGKWILTAGLGGMGGAQPLAAVFAGASCLAVECDETRIDFRIRTRYLDEKAHTLDEALEKIARWTAAGEAKSVGLVGNAADIFPELVRRMEAGEIRPDIVTDQTSAHDPLHGYLPQGWSVADWRSKQESDPREVERAARASMKTHVAAMVAFHEAGVPTLDYGNNIRQVALEEGLENAFAFPGFVPAYIRPLFCRGIGPFRWCALSGDPEDIRKTDAKMKELFPQNTHLHRWLDMAAERIAFQGLPARICWIGLGDRHKAGLAFNEMVRNGELKAPIVIGRDHLDSGSVASPNRETEAMKDGSDAVSDWPLLNALLNTASGATWVSLHHGGGVGMGFSQHSGMVICCDGSADADRRLERVLWNDPATGVMRHADAGYDIATDCAREHGLNLPGIL; from the coding sequence ATGACCGGCACACGGCGCAATGCGCGCGACATTTATCCGCCCACCGGCACCACGCTGAATGCGAAAAGCTGGATGACCGAAGCGCCGCTGCGCATGCTGATGAATAATCTGCACCCGGATGTTGCCGAGAACCCGCACGAGCTGGTCGTCTATGGCGGGATTGGCCGGGCGGCGCGCAACTGGGAAGCGTTTGACGGTATTGTTGCGGCGCTTAAAGACCTCAATGAGGACGAGACGCTGCTGGTGCAGTCGGGCAAGCCTGTGGGTGTGTTTCGTACCCATGCCGATGCGCCGCGCGTGCTGATTGCCAATTCCAATCTGGTGCCGCACTGGGCGACATGGGAGCATTTCAACGCGCTCGATAAGCAGGGCCTGATGATGTACGGCCAGATGACGGCTGGCTCGTGGATCTATATCGGCACGCAGGGCATCGTGCAGGGCACGTATGAAACCTTCGCCGAGGCGGGCCGCCAGCACTTTGGAGGCGATCTGACCGGCAAATGGATACTCACCGCCGGTCTTGGCGGTATGGGCGGGGCGCAGCCGCTGGCCGCAGTCTTTGCCGGAGCATCCTGCCTTGCCGTTGAGTGCGACGAGACGCGCATCGATTTTCGTATACGCACCAGATACCTGGACGAAAAAGCACATACACTGGATGAGGCGCTGGAAAAGATCGCCCGCTGGACCGCAGCCGGAGAAGCCAAATCGGTCGGCCTCGTCGGCAATGCGGCTGATATTTTCCCCGAACTTGTCCGCCGCATGGAAGCCGGTGAAATCCGGCCCGACATCGTCACCGACCAGACCAGCGCGCATGACCCCTTACACGGCTATCTGCCGCAGGGCTGGAGCGTGGCGGACTGGCGGTCAAAGCAGGAAAGCGATCCCAGGGAAGTCGAGCGCGCCGCGCGCGCCAGCATGAAAACCCATGTCGCGGCGATGGTGGCCTTCCATGAGGCGGGCGTGCCGACGCTCGATTACGGCAATAATATCCGTCAGGTCGCACTGGAGGAGGGGCTGGAGAACGCCTTCGCCTTCCCCGGTTTCGTGCCCGCCTACATACGCCCGCTCTTCTGCCGGGGTATCGGCCCGTTCCGCTGGTGCGCGCTGTCCGGTGATCCTGAAGACATCCGCAAGACCGATGCGAAGATGAAGGAGCTGTTCCCTCAGAACACGCATCTTCACCGCTGGCTGGACATGGCCGCCGAACGCATTGCGTTTCAGGGCCTGCCCGCGCGCATCTGCTGGATTGGCCTTGGCGACCGTCACAAGGCGGGCCTCGCCTTCAACGAGATGGTGCGCAATGGCGAACTGAAAGCGCCAATCGTCATCGGACGCGATCACCTCGATAGCGGCTCTGTCGCCTCGCCCAACCGTGAGACCGAGGCGATGAAGGACGGGTCTGATGCCGTCTCCGACTGGCCGCTCCTCAATGCGCTTCTGAACACGGCGTCCGGCGCCACCTGGGTCAGCCTGCATCATGGCGGCGGGGTCGGCATGGGCTTCTCCCAGCATTCGGGCATGGTGATCTGCTGTGATGGCAGCGCGGACGCGGACCGGCGTCTGGAGCGCGTTCTGTGGAATGACCCGGCGACCGGCGTGATGCGTCACGCCGATGCGGGCTATGACATCGCCACCGACTGCGCGCGCGAGCACGGGCTCAACCTGCCGGGCATTCTCTAG
- the hutH gene encoding histidine ammonia-lyase, translated as MLTLIPGSVRLADLERIWREGLPARLDPSAREGVEASAARVAQAAQGADAVYGVNTGFGKLAHVKIAAGDTRTLQRNLILSHCCGVGDETDAAIVRLMMALKLLSLGRGASGVRWELIALIEAMLERGVTPVIPLQGSVGASGDLAPLAHMAAVMIGEGEAIHAGKRLSGGKALSAAGLKPIVLEAKEGLALINGTQFSTAMALAGLFDALRMTANAVLTSCLSTDAAMGSTAPLHPQIHALRGHRGQIEVAERMRALMDGSQIRDSHREDDTRVQDPYCIRCQPQVAGAALDLLRQAGATLQIEANAVTDNPLVLDDAIVSGGNFHAEPVAFAADMIALAIAEVGAIAQRRIALLVDPNLNHDLPPFLTPAPGLNSGYMIAEVTTAALMSENKHLANPCSTDSTPTSANQEDHVSMAAHAAVRLMRMNANLARILAVEAMSAAQGIAFRAPLQTSPALIAAIEALRAAVPVLEADRYMAGDIERAAELVRSGALIRAAGLEIAP; from the coding sequence ATGCTGACCCTCATTCCCGGCTCGGTCCGCCTCGCTGATCTTGAACGCATCTGGCGTGAGGGCTTGCCCGCCCGCCTTGATCCCTCCGCGCGCGAGGGCGTGGAAGCCTCTGCTGCGCGTGTGGCACAAGCTGCGCAAGGCGCGGACGCGGTTTATGGCGTCAATACCGGCTTTGGAAAGCTCGCCCATGTGAAGATCGCTGCGGGCGACACGCGCACGCTGCAGCGTAATCTCATCCTCTCCCATTGCTGCGGTGTCGGCGATGAGACTGACGCGGCAATCGTGCGCCTGATGATGGCGCTAAAGCTTTTGAGCCTGGGGCGCGGCGCGTCAGGCGTGCGCTGGGAGCTGATCGCGCTCATCGAAGCCATGCTGGAGCGCGGCGTCACGCCCGTCATCCCCTTGCAGGGCTCGGTCGGCGCGTCGGGTGATCTCGCCCCGCTGGCCCACATGGCCGCAGTAATGATCGGGGAGGGCGAAGCCATCCATGCGGGCAAGCGCCTTTCCGGCGGCAAGGCTCTCAGCGCAGCGGGCCTGAAACCGATAGTACTTGAAGCCAAGGAGGGTCTGGCCCTGATCAACGGCACGCAATTCTCCACCGCCATGGCGCTGGCGGGGCTGTTCGATGCGCTGCGTATGACCGCCAATGCCGTGCTCACCTCCTGCCTCTCCACCGATGCGGCGATGGGCTCTACCGCGCCCCTGCATCCGCAAATCCATGCCCTGCGGGGTCATCGTGGACAGATCGAGGTGGCGGAGCGCATGCGCGCCCTGATGGATGGCTCGCAGATACGCGACAGTCATCGCGAGGATGATACCCGCGTGCAGGACCCGTACTGCATACGCTGCCAGCCGCAGGTGGCGGGCGCGGCGCTGGACCTGCTCCGCCAGGCGGGCGCGACACTTCAGATCGAAGCCAATGCCGTCACCGACAATCCGCTGGTGCTGGATGATGCCATTGTTTCAGGCGGCAATTTCCACGCAGAGCCGGTGGCCTTCGCCGCGGACATGATCGCGCTGGCGATTGCCGAAGTAGGCGCGATTGCCCAGCGGCGCATCGCGCTTCTGGTCGATCCTAACCTCAATCATGATCTGCCGCCCTTCCTCACCCCCGCGCCGGGCCTGAATTCCGGCTACATGATCGCCGAGGTCACGACCGCTGCCCTGATGAGCGAGAACAAGCATCTGGCCAATCCGTGCTCGACCGATTCCACGCCCACCTCCGCCAATCAGGAAGACCATGTGTCCATGGCGGCTCACGCCGCCGTGCGCCTGATGCGGATGAATGCCAACCTTGCCCGCATCCTGGCCGTCGAGGCGATGAGCGCGGCGCAGGGCATCGCCTTCCGCGCGCCGCTGCAGACTTCGCCTGCGCTAATCGCCGCGATTGAGGCGCTGCGCGCGGCTGTGCCGGTGCTGGAAGCCGACCGCTATATGGCGGGCGATATCGAGCGTGCCGCCGAACTGGTGCGCTCCGGCGCGCTGATCCGCGCAGCGGGTCTGGAGATCGCGCCGTGA
- a CDS encoding GntR family transcriptional regulator — translation MTASAYAWQSVRAEALRRIRTREWPPGAMIPKEAEIAQELGCARATVNRALRDLAEAGYLDRRRKGGTRVTETPVRRAVFEIAIIRHEVEQSGASYGYTLLEDRIERLPDELAATLDQPRGTRWRRVIALHSAGKRPFCLEDRWLNPDLVPKERADFAASSANEWLVRNVPFTGGELSFQARKADTALASRLGCARGSAVFGVERITRTDDAAVTAVTLTYAPGYRLTTTLG, via the coding sequence GTGACCGCCAGCGCCTATGCGTGGCAAAGCGTGCGGGCGGAGGCCCTGCGCCGTATCCGCACGCGCGAATGGCCACCGGGCGCGATGATCCCCAAAGAGGCTGAGATTGCGCAGGAGCTGGGCTGCGCGCGCGCCACGGTGAACCGGGCGCTGCGTGATCTGGCCGAGGCCGGTTATCTCGACCGGCGGCGCAAGGGCGGCACGCGCGTGACCGAGACGCCGGTGCGCCGCGCCGTGTTCGAGATTGCGATCATCCGCCATGAGGTGGAGCAGTCGGGCGCCAGCTATGGCTACACGCTGCTGGAAGACCGCATCGAGCGCCTGCCCGATGAGCTCGCCGCCACGCTGGACCAGCCGCGCGGCACGCGCTGGCGCCGCGTCATTGCCCTGCACAGCGCGGGCAAGCGGCCCTTCTGCCTGGAGGATCGCTGGCTGAACCCGGATCTGGTGCCAAAGGAGCGCGCGGACTTCGCTGCCTCCAGCGCCAATGAATGGCTGGTCCGCAACGTGCCGTTCACGGGCGGCGAGCTCAGCTTTCAGGCCCGCAAGGCCGATACCGCCCTCGCCTCCCGGCTCGGCTGCGCGCGGGGCAGCGCCGTCTTTGGCGTGGAGCGCATAACGCGTACCGATGATGCCGCCGTCACGGCCGTTACGCTGACCTATGCGCCGGGCTATCGCCTCACCACGACGCTAGGCTGA
- a CDS encoding formimidoylglutamate deiminase, translated as MSVIHAGEALLESGWARDVRVVLEGDRITSIEAGATPQSGDYRTGILLPAPANLHSHAFQRAMAGLTERRGADPSDNFWTWRKAMYAFLDALTPDDVEAIAAFVQMEMLEAGYATNVEFHYLHHGPDGAAYDNPGEMSHRIAAAASQTGVGLTLLPVLYQQGGCGGRPLGAGQIRFGNDVSRFERLVESASEALKPLPADTRLGISAHSLRAVSREGLAACIALAPGAPLHMHLAEQTGEVEEVLTAYGARPTEWLLANADVDARWCLIHCTQMNDAETRALARTGAVAGLCPITEGNLGDGIFNGTTWLEAGGRFGVGSDSNVRISLSEELRQLEYSQRLRDRSRAALATREKSAGRVLLEGVAKGGAQAAGREAGVIAAGKLADLVALDTGHITLEGRSGDLTLDSWVFAGDDSMVSDVWAAGRHQVREGRHIAHDAITGRYRATIRRLGARL; from the coding sequence ATGAGCGTCATTCACGCGGGCGAGGCACTTCTGGAATCCGGCTGGGCGCGCGATGTCCGCGTGGTACTGGAAGGGGATCGCATTACCTCAATAGAGGCAGGCGCTACCCCTCAGAGCGGCGATTACCGCACCGGAATCCTGCTGCCCGCACCCGCAAACCTGCACTCCCACGCCTTCCAGCGCGCCATGGCGGGCCTGACCGAGCGGCGCGGGGCCGACCCGTCGGATAATTTCTGGACCTGGCGCAAGGCGATGTACGCCTTCCTGGATGCCCTCACCCCTGATGATGTGGAGGCCATCGCTGCCTTCGTGCAGATGGAAATGCTCGAAGCTGGCTACGCCACCAATGTGGAATTTCACTATCTCCATCACGGCCCCGATGGCGCGGCCTATGACAATCCGGGCGAGATGAGCCACCGCATCGCCGCTGCCGCCAGCCAGACCGGTGTCGGCCTCACCCTGCTGCCTGTGCTCTACCAGCAGGGCGGGTGCGGTGGCCGTCCACTGGGCGCAGGCCAGATCCGTTTCGGCAATGATGTCAGCCGGTTCGAGCGCCTTGTTGAATCAGCCAGCGAAGCTTTGAAGCCCCTGCCCGCCGATACAAGGCTCGGCATTTCCGCGCATTCGCTGCGCGCGGTCAGCCGCGAGGGGCTGGCCGCCTGTATCGCGCTTGCGCCCGGTGCGCCGCTGCACATGCATCTGGCCGAGCAGACCGGCGAGGTGGAGGAAGTGCTGACAGCTTACGGCGCACGGCCCACCGAATGGCTGCTGGCCAATGCAGACGTGGACGCGCGCTGGTGCCTCATCCACTGCACGCAGATGAATGACGCAGAAACGCGCGCCCTCGCCCGTACAGGCGCAGTGGCGGGGCTGTGTCCGATCACCGAAGGCAATCTCGGCGATGGCATTTTCAACGGCACGACATGGCTGGAAGCCGGTGGGCGGTTCGGCGTCGGCTCGGACAGCAATGTGCGCATCTCCCTGTCAGAGGAATTGCGCCAGCTTGAATACTCCCAGCGCCTGCGTGACCGCAGCCGGGCGGCGCTTGCCACGCGCGAAAAGTCCGCCGGGCGGGTGCTGCTGGAAGGCGTGGCGAAAGGCGGCGCGCAGGCCGCAGGGCGCGAAGCGGGCGTGATCGCCGCCGGGAAACTGGCTGACCTCGTGGCGCTCGATACCGGCCATATCACGCTGGAAGGGCGTTCCGGCGATCTCACCCTCGATAGCTGGGTGTTCGCAGGCGATGACAGCATGGTCAGCGATGTCTGGGCCGCAGGCCGCCATCAGGTTCGCGAAGGACGCCATATCGCGCATGACGCGATTACCGGGCGCTATCGCGCCACGATCCGGCGTCTGGGAGCGCGCCTGTGA
- the hutI gene encoding imidazolonepropionase yields MTVEPVTGPGAIVIEGERIAWAGLQSDLPGAYSRAPSRDLEGRLVTPALIDCHTHLVHGGNRTREFELRLEGASYEEIARAGGGIVSTVTATRGAGEAQLLAEALPRLDALLAEGVATVEIKSGYGLDIETELAMLRVARALEAERPVTIRTSFLGAHAIPAEYKGRADAYIDEVCLPALRAAHAEGLADAVDGFCENIAFSADQIERVFAEGRALGLPVKLHAEQLSQQGGTQLAARYGALSADHLEYADEGDAKAMAKAGMVAVLLPGAFYFLRETKLPPIAALRQHGVPMALATDCNPGSSPLTSLLLTMNMGCTLFRLTPDEALRGVTLNAAKALGLDDRGIIAPGKRADLAIWDAEIPAELAGRIGFNPLHQRMFGGRPC; encoded by the coding sequence ATGACGGTAGAGCCCGTGACTGGCCCCGGTGCCATCGTCATCGAAGGCGAACGCATTGCGTGGGCAGGGCTTCAGAGCGATCTGCCGGGCGCGTATTCCAGGGCGCCTTCGCGTGATCTGGAGGGGCGTCTGGTGACGCCCGCGCTCATCGACTGCCACACCCATCTCGTCCATGGCGGCAACCGCACGCGCGAGTTTGAGCTGCGTCTTGAGGGCGCGAGCTATGAGGAGATCGCGCGGGCAGGGGGCGGCATCGTCTCCACCGTCACGGCGACGCGCGGCGCTGGCGAAGCGCAGCTTCTCGCCGAAGCCCTGCCGCGCCTTGATGCGCTGCTGGCCGAAGGGGTGGCGACGGTCGAGATAAAGTCCGGCTATGGTCTCGACATCGAAACCGAGCTGGCCATGCTGCGCGTGGCGCGCGCGCTGGAGGCTGAACGCCCTGTCACCATTCGCACCAGCTTCCTTGGCGCGCATGCCATCCCTGCGGAATACAAGGGCCGGGCGGATGCCTATATCGATGAGGTATGCCTGCCCGCCTTGCGCGCCGCGCACGCGGAGGGCCTCGCCGATGCGGTGGACGGGTTCTGCGAGAACATCGCCTTCAGCGCGGACCAGATCGAGCGTGTATTCGCTGAAGGCAGGGCGCTCGGCCTGCCGGTGAAACTGCACGCCGAACAGCTTTCCCAGCAGGGCGGCACACAGCTCGCCGCGCGCTATGGCGCGCTGTCAGCAGACCACCTCGAATACGCCGATGAGGGCGATGCAAAGGCGATGGCCAAGGCCGGCATGGTCGCCGTGCTGCTCCCCGGTGCCTTCTACTTCCTGCGCGAGACGAAGCTGCCGCCGATTGCCGCCTTGCGCCAGCATGGCGTGCCCATGGCGCTGGCGACGGACTGCAATCCGGGTTCCTCGCCCCTGACATCCCTGCTGCTGACCATGAATATGGGCTGCACGCTCTTCCGCCTGACGCCGGATGAGGCGCTACGGGGTGTGACGCTGAACGCGGCGAAGGCGCTGGGTCTTGATGACCGGGGCATCATCGCGCCGGGCAAGCGCGCCGACCTCGCCATCTGGGATGCTGAAATTCCGGCCGAACTCGCCGGGCGTATCGGCTTCAACCCGCTTCACCAACGCATGTTCGGAGGCCGCCCATGCTGA